A window of the Anaerolineae bacterium genome harbors these coding sequences:
- a CDS encoding MMPL family transporter — protein MFEFIGRFAAHYRWPIIIGWIALAALVTLIAPPLEQVASSTTTDFLPASAPFVRAYALAHEHFPDQDMGGSAVIAVETPEGSSVREGAAWNYIVELTAWLMQLDGPAGITGVTSPAQGVPLLADSLIAPDDRLAIMMVDFQTGVLEDETRELLERIKAHMATLETDGFQVYLTGNSPIFSGYATGALESVDRTLGVTIVLVVLLLLLVYRSPVSPLLPLLTVTIAYLISRGIVGWLGANVLTITIYANVMMIVVLFGAGTDYCLFLISRFREEMADDDQAAEATIRTVHRVGETITSSAGTVIVGFVAMIFAEMGLFNTTGPALAISVVVMLLTGLTLTPALLATLGARAFWPGKAHHRGDSRLYEWVSLRVSEHPVQAILLLVAVLGPLALYATGQRTTYNMLSDLVATNEARRGFEALERHMGGGTIQPLTVVVAGLDPDSALAEIDRWTQTLLALDGVADVRSLSAPLGRDSGLLTNIASVRAQFGAAASLLAEAGEGGLPADALTPQNLQLALSLLPTVAAYLDAVQERAPALAENADMQGLRQTLAGLPVAALTGRISPALETLQAHLAALAASPDLEGVYYLPDELPAELSAAIAGASAGLDTEGLLDSFLGRYLSADRTAARFEVIPRDNPYGDEVTTLVHTLRDMLPGGEAAVSGVPVVTTDLRDTMERDMLRSFSLVLLGILIVLVVLLRALISPLYLILTILLSYGATMGITRLFSSLVFGVDALTWWVPFFMFSMLIALGMDYNIFLMGRVKEEAAQHGMREGVHRAVAATGPIITSAGLIMAGTFAAMLAGSVTGLKQLGFAVAVGVLLDTFVIRTALVPAIAVLLDRWNWWPGKAPRVPAGRKAGASHAPASGDR, from the coding sequence ATGTTTGAATTCATCGGACGTTTTGCTGCCCATTACCGCTGGCCGATCATCATCGGCTGGATCGCCCTGGCCGCGCTGGTCACACTGATCGCCCCGCCCCTGGAGCAGGTCGCCAGTAGCACCACGACTGACTTTCTGCCGGCCAGCGCCCCCTTTGTGCGCGCCTATGCCCTGGCTCACGAGCACTTCCCTGACCAGGACATGGGCGGCAGCGCCGTGATCGCGGTTGAGACGCCGGAAGGCAGCAGTGTCCGCGAGGGAGCGGCCTGGAACTACATCGTGGAACTGACCGCCTGGTTGATGCAGCTGGATGGCCCGGCAGGAATCACGGGTGTGACTTCCCCGGCGCAGGGCGTCCCCCTGCTGGCCGACAGCCTGATCGCGCCGGATGACCGCCTGGCAATTATGATGGTGGACTTTCAGACTGGCGTGCTGGAAGATGAGACCAGGGAATTGCTGGAGCGCATCAAAGCGCATATGGCCACGCTGGAAACAGACGGCTTCCAGGTTTACCTGACCGGCAATTCGCCGATTTTCTCCGGCTACGCCACCGGTGCACTGGAAAGCGTCGACCGCACGCTGGGCGTGACGATTGTCCTGGTGGTGTTGCTCCTGTTGCTGGTCTACCGCTCGCCGGTCAGCCCGCTGTTGCCGCTGCTGACGGTGACCATCGCCTACCTGATCAGCCGCGGGATCGTCGGCTGGCTGGGGGCTAACGTCCTCACCATCACCATCTACGCCAATGTGATGATGATCGTCGTCCTGTTTGGCGCAGGGACGGATTATTGCCTGTTCCTGATCAGCCGCTTCCGCGAGGAGATGGCCGACGACGACCAGGCCGCCGAAGCCACCATCCGCACGGTGCACCGCGTGGGCGAGACCATCACCAGCAGCGCCGGGACGGTGATCGTGGGCTTTGTGGCTATGATCTTCGCGGAAATGGGGCTGTTCAATACCACCGGCCCGGCGCTGGCGATCAGCGTGGTGGTCATGCTGTTGACCGGCCTGACGCTCACACCGGCCCTGCTGGCGACGCTCGGCGCACGCGCCTTCTGGCCGGGCAAAGCCCATCATCGCGGGGATAGCCGCCTGTACGAATGGGTCTCCCTGCGCGTCTCGGAGCATCCGGTACAGGCGATTTTGCTGCTGGTCGCTGTGCTCGGCCCGCTGGCACTCTACGCTACCGGCCAGCGCACCACCTATAACATGCTCTCCGATCTCGTCGCCACGAATGAAGCACGCCGGGGCTTTGAGGCGCTGGAGCGGCATATGGGCGGCGGAACCATCCAGCCGCTCACGGTGGTTGTCGCTGGACTTGATCCCGATTCCGCGCTGGCCGAGATCGATCGTTGGACGCAAACCCTGCTAGCACTGGATGGCGTTGCCGATGTGCGCAGCCTGTCCGCGCCGCTGGGCCGTGACAGCGGGCTGCTGACGAATATCGCGTCAGTCCGCGCCCAGTTTGGCGCGGCAGCATCACTGCTGGCGGAGGCAGGGGAAGGCGGGCTGCCCGCCGACGCCCTGACGCCGCAGAACCTGCAACTGGCCTTGAGCCTGCTGCCGACCGTTGCTGCCTATCTGGACGCTGTGCAGGAACGCGCCCCCGCGCTGGCCGAGAACGCGGACATGCAGGGCCTGCGCCAGACGCTTGCCGGGCTGCCGGTGGCGGCGCTTACCGGCCGGATCAGCCCGGCGCTGGAGACGTTACAGGCCCATCTGGCCGCGCTGGCCGCTTCACCGGACCTGGAGGGTGTCTACTACCTGCCGGATGAACTACCGGCGGAGCTAAGCGCCGCGATCGCCGGCGCGAGCGCCGGGCTGGATACCGAGGGTCTGCTCGATAGCTTCCTGGGTCGCTACCTATCCGCCGATCGCACGGCGGCCCGCTTTGAAGTCATCCCGCGGGATAACCCGTATGGCGACGAAGTGACCACCCTGGTGCATACCCTGCGCGACATGCTGCCCGGCGGGGAAGCCGCCGTTTCGGGCGTGCCGGTGGTGACCACCGATCTGCGTGACACCATGGAACGCGATATGCTGCGCTCGTTCTCGCTGGTGCTACTGGGCATCCTGATTGTGCTGGTGGTCTTGCTGCGGGCGCTGATCAGCCCGCTCTACCTGATCCTGACCATCCTGCTCAGTTACGGGGCTACCATGGGCATCACCCGCCTGTTCTCCAGCCTGGTCTTCGGCGTGGATGCTCTGACCTGGTGGGTGCCCTTCTTCATGTTCAGCATGTTGATCGCGCTGGGGATGGACTACAACATCTTCCTGATGGGGCGGGTCAAGGAAGAAGCGGCGCAACACGGGATGCGCGAGGGCGTACACCGCGCTGTCGCCGCCACCGGCCCGATCATCACCTCCGCCGGGCTGATCATGGCCGGGACGTTCGCGGCGATGCTGGCCGGGTCAGTGACCGGCCTCAAGCAACTGGGCTTTGCCGTCGCGGTGGGCGTGCTGCTGGACACGTTTGTGATCCGCACAGCGCTGGTACCGGCGATCGCTGTACTGCTGGACCGCTGGAACTGGTGGCCGGGCAAAGCGCCGCGTGTCCCGGCAGGGAGGAAGGCCGGGGCCAGCCACGCGCCGGCCAGCGGGGATCGGTGA
- a CDS encoding TetR/AcrR family transcriptional regulator has translation MKTRLTRHERRKLHTRRKLLDAARQEIARRGYEATGVLDITEAADVSKGTFYLHFRDKEDLTRTLILEGFAALRARLTEALGASPRPVDSMEEALRVVFRHAAENRDLFRIMLGRQASAELQMTALEYFSNAVEEIIRGQIAPDRPLSLPPDLLARFITGAGVQVGLWWIEDDHGLSPEAMAAILYRLLTRGVLPDSLPTSSA, from the coding sequence ATGAAGACACGGCTCACCCGGCATGAGCGCCGCAAGCTGCATACCCGCCGCAAGTTGCTCGACGCCGCCCGCCAGGAAATCGCCCGGCGCGGCTACGAGGCCACCGGCGTGCTGGATATCACCGAGGCCGCTGATGTCAGCAAGGGCACCTTTTACCTGCACTTCCGCGACAAAGAAGACCTGACGCGCACTCTGATCCTGGAAGGGTTTGCGGCCCTGCGCGCCCGCCTGACCGAGGCGCTTGGCGCCAGTCCTCGCCCGGTGGACAGCATGGAAGAGGCGCTGCGCGTCGTGTTTCGCCATGCAGCGGAGAACCGCGATCTGTTCCGGATCATGCTTGGCCGCCAGGCTTCCGCCGAACTGCAGATGACGGCGCTGGAATATTTCTCCAATGCGGTGGAGGAGATCATCCGCGGCCAGATCGCCCCTGACCGTCCCCTGTCCCTTCCGCCAGACCTGCTGGCCCGTTTTATCACCGGGGCCGGCGTGCAGGTTGGGCTGTGGTGGATCGAGGACGATCACGGCCTTTCGCCGGAGGCCATGGCTGCCATCCTGTATCGCCTGCTGACGCGGGGTGTCCTGCCCGATTCCCTGCCGACCTCGTCCGCCTGA
- a CDS encoding YqaE/Pmp3 family membrane protein, translated as MGCGRAILCIILPPLAVLDRGCGTVLIVFALTLAGWVPGAIAALLLNYLAENS; from the coding sequence ATGGGTTGTGGGCGCGCTATTCTGTGCATCATCCTGCCGCCGTTGGCGGTGTTGGATCGCGGTTGTGGGACGGTATTGATCGTTTTTGCGCTGACGCTGGCCGGGTGGGTGCCGGGGGCTATCGCGGCGCTACTGCTCAACTACCTGGCTGAAAACAGCTAA
- the rpmH gene encoding 50S ribosomal protein L34 produces the protein MPKRTWQPKKRRRLRVHGFRMRMRTRTGRAVLKARRAKGRHRLTVQVAHVKKTNWNAS, from the coding sequence ATGCCCAAGCGTACCTGGCAACCCAAGAAGCGTCGCCGTCTGCGCGTTCATGGTTTCCGTATGCGGATGCGCACCCGCACCGGTCGCGCCGTGCTCAAGGCGCGCCGGGCCAAGGGGCGTCATCGCCTGACCGTGCAGGTGGCGCACGTCAAGAAGACGAACTGGAACGCCTCCTGA
- the rnpA gene encoding ribonuclease P protein component, whose product MRRRLRLRRDEDFLRVRREGRTYAHPLLVLALVPNHLPHNRYGIITTRRLGSAVARNRVKRRIREATRHWHSRIAQGYDVIVIPRPPALTCPYPELLEAMAVGLRRANLL is encoded by the coding sequence ATGCGGCGACGTCTGCGGCTCCGGCGTGATGAGGATTTCCTGCGTGTACGCAGGGAAGGGCGTACCTATGCCCACCCGCTGCTGGTCCTGGCCCTGGTTCCCAATCACCTGCCTCACAACCGCTACGGCATCATTACGACGCGCCGGCTGGGCAGCGCGGTGGCCCGAAACCGGGTCAAGCGCCGCATCCGCGAGGCTACCCGGCACTGGCATTCCCGGATCGCGCAGGGGTACGACGTGATCGTCATCCCGCGCCCACCGGCGCTGACCTGCCCATACCCGGAACTGCTGGAAGCGATGGCGGTTGGGCTACGCCGGGCTAATCTGCTATAA
- a CDS encoding CoA-binding protein, translating to MSVLTSDPDLRDLLQNARVIAVVGHSDDPERTSYQIAAYLRRAGYRVIPVNPTVSEIDGETSYPSLSAVPEKIDIVNVFRRAEHLADVVAAAAAVGAGAVWGQLGVISAEAAAVAETVGMPLVMDRCIKTDHLRLLGQK from the coding sequence ATGTCTGTGCTCACCAGTGACCCTGATCTGCGCGATCTGCTCCAGAACGCCCGCGTGATCGCGGTCGTCGGCCATTCCGATGACCCGGAACGCACCAGCTACCAGATCGCGGCTTACCTGCGACGAGCCGGTTACCGCGTCATCCCGGTCAATCCAACGGTGAGCGAGATTGACGGCGAGACCAGCTACCCCTCGCTGTCCGCTGTGCCGGAGAAGATTGACATCGTCAACGTCTTTCGCCGCGCCGAACACCTGGCCGATGTGGTGGCGGCGGCGGCAGCGGTTGGCGCGGGGGCGGTGTGGGGCCAGCTTGGCGTAATCAGCGCCGAAGCCGCTGCTGTTGCGGAAACCGTGGGTATGCCGCTGGTCATGGATCGCTGCATCAAAACCGACCACCTGCGCCTGCTGGGTCAGAAGTAG
- a CDS encoding tryptophan-rich sensory protein: MSDLARQIIVLVTFAITLVINSMASSGALGGTPTAEISNAYPIYFVPANLTFAIWGVIYLGLTAFAIYQALPAQRENPLLKRIAWPFVFSNLANTLWLILFQSEQFLLSVPVMLVILGLLITIYRQLGIGQRVSRATYWLLQVPFSIYLGWITIATIANISQTLYANGYTELGLGGPTWAAIMIAIGTVIISAVVYTGRGNIAYALTTIWAVAGIIIAQWERSTLVGGAALAAIIVIVAVLAYSLWQNRGQSPVRGARAG; the protein is encoded by the coding sequence ATGAGCGATCTGGCAAGGCAAATTATCGTGCTGGTCACTTTCGCGATCACCCTGGTGATCAACAGTATGGCCTCCAGCGGCGCGCTGGGCGGCACACCGACCGCTGAGATCAGCAACGCCTACCCGATCTACTTCGTCCCGGCCAACCTGACCTTTGCCATCTGGGGGGTGATCTACCTGGGCCTGACGGCCTTTGCCATCTACCAGGCGCTGCCCGCTCAGCGGGAAAATCCCCTGCTCAAGCGCATCGCCTGGCCCTTTGTGTTCAGCAACCTGGCCAATACCCTGTGGCTGATCCTCTTCCAGAGCGAGCAGTTCCTGCTGAGCGTGCCGGTGATGCTGGTCATCCTGGGCCTGTTGATCACGATCTACCGACAACTGGGGATCGGTCAGCGGGTTTCCCGCGCCACGTACTGGCTGCTCCAGGTGCCCTTCAGCATCTATCTGGGCTGGATCACCATCGCCACCATCGCCAACATCTCCCAAACCCTGTACGCCAACGGCTACACAGAGCTGGGGCTGGGCGGCCCGACCTGGGCGGCGATCATGATCGCCATCGGTACGGTGATCATCAGCGCGGTGGTTTACACGGGGCGGGGCAATATTGCCTACGCGCTGACGACCATCTGGGCAGTGGCAGGGATCATCATCGCCCAGTGGGAGCGTTCGACGCTGGTTGGCGGCGCAGCGCTGGCGGCCATCATCGTCATCGTGGCCGTGCTGGCCTACAGCCTGTGGCAGAACCGCGGCCAGTCCCCGGTCCGCGGGGCGCGCGCCGGGTAG
- a CDS encoding KH domain-containing protein, whose product MNEPRFVEATGPDVETAIKNGLAKLGADSKNVIVEVLEESSRGLFGIGGRPAKVRLTLLAPSAPTPARAERASRQQQTTAEGQPAPRSRRHRRRSKSRTATGGAEKSAALEAADLPAQGDLAEDDEPGSDLPLPARIAAAPDDEEAHTAVETLQELLGKMGISASVEASYAEPADENESGPLVLQITGKDLGVLIGRRGETLAALQYITRLIVSRELQRRTDLVVDVEHYKARREQRLQSLALRMAKQATLRGRTINLEPMPAYERRIIHLSLRDRTDVYTESVGEGENRKVTIVPVKNR is encoded by the coding sequence ATGAACGAACCACGGTTCGTCGAGGCGACCGGGCCAGACGTTGAGACGGCGATCAAGAACGGTCTGGCCAAACTGGGCGCCGACAGCAAAAACGTGATCGTCGAAGTCCTTGAAGAATCCAGCCGGGGGTTGTTCGGCATCGGCGGACGCCCGGCCAAAGTTCGCCTGACCCTCCTGGCGCCAAGCGCACCCACCCCTGCCCGCGCCGAAAGAGCCTCCCGCCAGCAGCAAACTACCGCCGAAGGCCAGCCAGCGCCCCGATCGCGGCGCCACCGTCGCCGGTCGAAGAGCCGGACTGCCACTGGTGGGGCGGAAAAGTCCGCCGCTCTCGAGGCAGCCGATCTCCCGGCTCAGGGGGACCTGGCCGAAGACGATGAGCCTGGCAGCGACCTGCCGTTACCCGCCCGCATCGCCGCTGCGCCCGATGACGAGGAAGCGCACACCGCGGTGGAAACCCTGCAGGAATTGCTGGGCAAGATGGGCATCAGCGCCAGCGTGGAAGCCAGCTACGCCGAGCCTGCCGACGAAAACGAGAGCGGCCCGCTGGTCCTGCAGATCACCGGCAAGGACCTGGGCGTCCTGATTGGGCGGCGCGGCGAGACGCTGGCCGCGCTCCAGTACATCACCCGCCTGATCGTCAGCCGCGAATTGCAGCGCCGCACCGATCTAGTGGTGGATGTGGAGCACTATAAAGCCCGCCGCGAGCAGCGCCTGCAAAGCCTGGCCCTGCGCATGGCCAAGCAGGCTACCCTGCGGGGCCGCACCATCAACCTGGAACCGATGCCGGCTTATGAGCGGCGGATCATCCACCTTTCCCTGCGCGACCGCACGGATGTTTATACCGAAAGCGTGGGCGAAGGCGAAAATCGCAAAGTCACCATCGTGCCGGTCAAGAATCGTTAA
- a CDS encoding PQQ-binding-like beta-propeller repeat protein: MKTMISPFVERQNAHQPVVFLRRGLWLILALVLLVAGCGPVSVAGSWAGVTAGDDGLIMAYLDRVTRFNSSGVARWEFPAPGDELRGHTQFYATPAVTEDVVYAGGYDHKVYAINRDNGQLLWVNEDATSRIIAGLTVASGKVLVGIGNHGVMALNQRTGQKEWFFETGQGVWAAPLVVDDVVYVASLDKHLYALTLASGQELWRQNLGGAIAGAPVYDDGVLYVGTFTRTIVAVNAADGTIINTFQAENWVWDTPTVADGVLYAGDMSGNVYALETGTFTPVWQRKVAREGIRTSPLVAGDLLIIGSRDDTLYAVNRTSGTPVWQQPVGGDILSNLILLNDDLLVVSTMSQDRQLVAFDLEGKVVWTYPPVAASQQSQ; encoded by the coding sequence TTGAAGACGATGATCTCTCCGTTCGTGGAGCGGCAGAACGCTCACCAGCCGGTCGTATTCCTGCGGCGCGGCCTGTGGTTGATTCTGGCGCTGGTGCTGCTGGTGGCGGGCTGCGGGCCTGTCTCAGTAGCTGGAAGCTGGGCCGGCGTGACCGCCGGCGACGATGGCCTGATCATGGCCTACCTGGACCGCGTGACACGCTTTAACAGCAGCGGGGTTGCCCGCTGGGAATTCCCCGCGCCGGGCGACGAATTGCGGGGCCATACCCAGTTTTACGCCACACCCGCCGTCACCGAGGATGTGGTCTACGCAGGCGGTTATGACCACAAGGTCTACGCCATCAACCGGGACAACGGCCAGTTGCTGTGGGTGAATGAGGACGCCACCTCCCGGATTATCGCCGGGCTGACGGTCGCCTCTGGCAAAGTGCTGGTGGGCATCGGCAATCATGGCGTGATGGCCCTCAACCAGCGCACCGGCCAGAAGGAATGGTTCTTTGAGACAGGCCAGGGCGTCTGGGCGGCCCCGCTGGTGGTAGATGACGTGGTTTATGTTGCCTCGCTGGACAAGCACCTGTATGCGCTGACCCTGGCCAGTGGCCAGGAATTATGGCGGCAGAACCTGGGCGGGGCCATCGCCGGCGCCCCGGTTTACGATGATGGCGTGCTGTATGTCGGCACGTTCACGCGCACGATCGTCGCCGTCAACGCCGCTGATGGAACCATCATCAATACCTTCCAGGCGGAAAACTGGGTCTGGGACACCCCGACGGTGGCTGACGGCGTGCTTTATGCCGGGGACATGAGCGGCAATGTCTACGCGCTGGAAACCGGAACCTTCACCCCGGTCTGGCAGCGCAAAGTCGCCCGCGAAGGCATCCGCACCAGCCCGCTGGTTGCCGGCGACCTGCTGATCATTGGCTCCCGGGATGACACCCTGTACGCGGTCAACCGCACCAGCGGGACGCCCGTCTGGCAGCAGCCGGTCGGCGGGGACATCCTCAGTAACCTGATCCTGCTGAATGACGACCTGCTGGTCGTCAGCACCATGTCCCAGGATCGTCAGCTCGTGGCCTTCGATCTGGAAGGTAAGGTCGTCTGGACTTACCCGCCGGTCGCCGCCAGCCAACAAAGCCAATAA
- a CDS encoding membrane protein insertase YidC, with protein sequence MWDLILNPFITVLVFLYQLLGQNTVLAIVAFTILIRLLTHPLTVQQQRSLKVQQELQPKLKKLQEKYKGDREKLAQAQMELYREAGINPAGGCLPLLIQFPILIGLYQAIIQVLGATPLQLLDLSGRILVPQLNQLIPLSNQFLWMNLAEPDPFYVLPVLVLITTWAQQRLLTPPATDDGGQAAAMTRSMNTVMPIMFFFFSLSFASGLSVYFVVSNLIGIVQYAMMGKANLSNLLPFKRGQNANPPAGEPSPRKSTPAK encoded by the coding sequence ATGTGGGATCTCATCCTCAACCCGTTCATCACCGTGCTGGTCTTTCTGTACCAGCTCCTGGGGCAAAACACCGTCCTGGCGATCGTGGCCTTCACCATCCTGATTCGCCTGCTCACCCACCCGCTGACCGTTCAGCAGCAGCGCTCGCTGAAGGTCCAGCAGGAACTGCAGCCCAAGCTCAAGAAGCTCCAGGAAAAGTACAAGGGCGACCGCGAAAAACTGGCTCAGGCGCAGATGGAACTGTACCGCGAGGCGGGGATCAACCCGGCTGGCGGCTGCCTGCCGCTGCTGATCCAGTTTCCCATCCTGATCGGCCTCTACCAGGCGATCATCCAGGTACTGGGGGCCACCCCGCTTCAGCTCCTCGATCTCTCCGGGCGCATCCTGGTGCCACAACTGAACCAGCTCATCCCGCTCAGCAACCAGTTCCTGTGGATGAATCTGGCTGAGCCGGATCCGTTCTACGTGCTGCCGGTGCTCGTGCTGATCACCACCTGGGCCCAGCAGCGCCTGCTCACCCCGCCGGCCACCGATGACGGCGGCCAGGCTGCCGCGATGACACGCTCAATGAACACCGTCATGCCGATCATGTTCTTCTTCTTCTCGCTGTCTTTTGCCTCCGGCCTGTCGGTGTACTTCGTCGTGTCGAACCTGATCGGGATCGTCCAGTACGCCATGATGGGGAAAGCCAACCTGAGCAACCTGCTCCCCTTCAAGCGCGGCCAGAATGCTAACCCGCCGGCTGGTGAGCCATCGCCGCGCAAGTCGACACCAGCAAAGTGA
- the yidD gene encoding membrane protein insertion efficiency factor YidD, translating to MLKRPVLLLIRLYQLTLSRVLPPSCRFTPSCSVYTYQAIDKYGLFKGGWLGIKRIARCHPLNPGGYDPVP from the coding sequence ATGTTAAAGCGGCCTGTCCTGCTGTTGATCCGGCTGTACCAGTTGACGTTATCCCGCGTGCTGCCGCCCAGCTGTCGTTTTACACCCAGTTGTTCGGTCTACACCTACCAGGCGATTGACAAGTACGGCCTCTTTAAAGGAGGCTGGCTGGGGATCAAGCGCATTGCCCGCTGTCATCCGCTCAATCCCGGTGGGTATGATCCCGTTCCTTAA
- the hutU gene encoding urocanate hydratase, which yields MSRVIRAPRGTQITCKSWLQEAAMRMLMNNLDPDVARDPDNLIVYGGRGRAARNWEAFDAIIATLKELENDETLLVQSGKPVAVFKTHPDAPRVLIANSNLVPHWATQEHFDELERRGLIMYGQMTAGSWIYIGTQGILQGTYETFGSLARQQGWGSLRGKFVLTAGLGEMGGAQPRAVTMNEGVALIVEIDPAMIARRLRTRYLDESTDDLEDALQRVEDALRTGTPKSIGLLGNAADVLPRLVRMGITPDVVTDQTPAHDPFSYVPHGMSLAEAVALRERDRVDYEQRSMASMAAHCRAMLDMQAAGAVVFDYGNNLRQRAYDAGVTDAFNYPGFVPAYIRPLFCEGKGPFRWVALSGDPQDIYTTDAKILELFPEDDHLRRWITMAQKSFEFQGLPARICWLGYGERARAGLAFNELVASGAVKAPIVIGRDHLDAGSVASPNRETEGMLDGTDAVSDWAILNALINAVGGATWVSFHHGGGVGIGYSQHAGQVIVADGTPEAARRLERVLTTDPGLGVVRHADAGYPQAIAAAKRHGIKMPMLK from the coding sequence ATGAGCCGTGTGATTCGGGCGCCGCGCGGGACACAGATCACCTGCAAAAGTTGGCTGCAGGAAGCCGCCATGCGCATGCTGATGAACAACCTCGACCCCGACGTGGCCCGCGACCCTGACAACCTGATCGTCTACGGTGGGCGCGGACGGGCGGCCCGCAACTGGGAAGCCTTCGACGCGATCATTGCCACGCTCAAGGAGCTGGAAAACGACGAGACACTGCTTGTCCAGAGCGGCAAGCCGGTGGCCGTCTTCAAAACCCATCCTGACGCGCCGCGCGTCCTGATCGCCAACAGCAACCTGGTCCCTCACTGGGCCACGCAGGAGCATTTCGATGAGCTGGAGCGTCGCGGCCTGATCATGTACGGCCAGATGACCGCCGGATCGTGGATTTACATCGGCACGCAGGGTATCCTGCAGGGCACCTACGAGACCTTTGGCAGCCTGGCCCGCCAGCAGGGCTGGGGATCGCTGCGCGGCAAGTTCGTCCTGACTGCCGGGCTGGGCGAGATGGGCGGGGCGCAGCCGCGCGCGGTGACCATGAACGAAGGCGTAGCCCTGATCGTGGAGATCGACCCGGCCATGATTGCGCGGCGGCTGCGCACCCGCTACCTGGACGAATCGACCGATGACCTGGAGGACGCCCTGCAGCGGGTGGAAGACGCGTTGCGCACCGGCACGCCGAAATCGATCGGGCTGCTGGGCAACGCCGCTGATGTCCTGCCGCGCCTGGTGCGCATGGGCATCACGCCCGATGTCGTCACTGACCAGACCCCGGCTCACGATCCGTTCTCCTATGTCCCCCACGGCATGAGCCTGGCGGAAGCCGTCGCGCTGCGCGAGCGCGACCGGGTCGATTACGAACAGCGCAGTATGGCGAGCATGGCCGCCCACTGCCGGGCTATGCTGGATATGCAGGCGGCGGGGGCTGTCGTTTTCGATTACGGCAACAACCTCCGCCAGCGGGCCTATGACGCGGGCGTCACTGATGCCTTCAACTACCCCGGCTTTGTCCCGGCTTATATCCGCCCGCTGTTCTGTGAGGGCAAGGGGCCGTTCCGCTGGGTAGCCCTTTCCGGCGACCCGCAGGACATTTACACCACCGACGCCAAAATCCTGGAGCTATTCCCGGAGGACGATCACCTTCGCCGCTGGATCACCATGGCCCAGAAGAGCTTCGAATTCCAGGGCCTGCCGGCACGCATTTGCTGGCTGGGCTATGGCGAACGGGCCAGGGCGGGGCTGGCCTTTAACGAACTGGTCGCCAGCGGGGCGGTCAAGGCTCCGATCGTGATCGGGCGCGATCATCTGGACGCCGGGTCGGTCGCCAGCCCCAACCGCGAGACGGAGGGGATGCTGGACGGCACGGACGCCGTCAGCGACTGGGCGATCCTCAACGCCCTGATCAACGCGGTGGGCGGGGCAACCTGGGTCAGCTTCCACCATGGCGGTGGAGTGGGCATCGGCTATAGCCAGCACGCCGGGCAGGTGATCGTGGCCGACGGCACGCCGGAAGCAGCCCGCCGGCTGGAGCGCGTCCTGACCACCGATCCCGGCCTGGGTGTAGTGCGCCACGCCGACGCCGGTTATCCGCAGGCTATTGCTGCGGCCAAACGGCACGGGATCAAGATGCCGATGTTGAAGTAG